The Pseudomonas sp. KU26590 genomic sequence TCAGCTTGCCGGCGCAACCCACCCACGCCGCTGACCATTTGTGGCTGCCCGATCCAGCGTGGGCGGGCTTACTCCAAAACCAGTCACGCCAAACCCGCCGGCTGGGCTGGCCGGTCACGCGCATCAGCTACGCGCTTGCCCTCGGCGCGATGCTGATCTGGTTGACGGGCCAACTGCTGTCGTTTTCCACCCATCGCACGCAGATCCTTGAAATCAAGTCATCCCTCGCGGCCGTCCAACCTGCGGGCAATAGCGATGAGCAGTTGCTGGCCCTCAACGCGCTGATCCTCGAAATGGGTAGGCTGAAGGAACGCGCCCCGCGTGGCGAGCCGTGGTTCCAGCGCTTCGGGCTGAGCAAGAACGATGCGCTGCTCGCAGGGATGTGGCCGGGCTATGTGGAGGCCAATAACCGGCTGATGCGAGACCCTGCGGCGCAGAACCTGGAGCGCCAGCTGGCATCGCTGGTGGCGTCGCCCGCCGACAGTCCACGGCGTGCCAAGGGCGCGCACAACGCTTATGTGCAGCTCAAGGCCTACCTGATGATGGCCCGGCCGGAGAAGGTAGATGCCGCGTTTCTGGTGACGGCTTTGGGTCATGCCGAACCGGCGCGAATGGGCGTATCACCGGGGTTGTGGAAAGGCCTGTCGCCGACGCTGTGGCAGTTTTACGCCGAGCAACTGGCGGCCAATCCGCAGTGGCGCATCGAGCCGGATGACGCACTGGTGGCCCAGGCGCGGCAGGTGTTGCTGGTGCAACTGGGGCAGCGCAACGGCGAAGCCAGCCTGTACCAGCAGGTGCTGGAGGCCGCCGCGACCCACGCTCCCGATCTTGGGGTTGAGCAGATGGTTGATGACAAAGAGGCGTGGCCGCTGTTTTTCACCGAGGCGCGGGTGCCGGGTGTGTTTACACGGCAAGCGTGGGAAGGGCAGGTGCGTCAGGCAATCGATGACATCGTCGAGGCCCGTCGCGAGCAGATCGACTGGGTGCTCAGTGATCGGGAAAGCAGCGTTGCGGACGCCTCGCCGGAACAGCTGCGAGCGCGCCTGACCGAGCGCTACTTTCATGACTATTCCGGCGCCTGGCTTGAGTTTCTCAACAGCGTGCAGTGGCGACGGGCCGACAGCCTCGCCGACGTCATCGATCAGCTGACGCTGATGAGCGACGTCCGTCAGTCACCCTTGATTGCCTTCATGAACACCCTCGCGTGGCAGGGTCAGGCCGGCACTCGCAGTCAGGGGCTGAAGGACTCGCTGGTGCAGTCGGCGCAGAAGTTGATGGGCAGCGAACGCTCAATGCCGGTGCCTGCCATCAACCAGCAGCTCGACTCGCCGGCCGGGCCGCTGGATCCGACCTTCGGCCCGCTGCTGGGGTTGTTGGGCAAAGATCCGGAAGGCAAAAGCGGCGATGACGACCTCAGCCTGCAAGCGTTCCTGACCCGCGTGACCCGGGTGCGCCTGAAGTTGCAGCAGGTCAGTCACGCTGCCGATCCCCAGGGCATGACCCAGGCCATGGCGCAGACGGTGTTTCAGGGCAAGAACATCGACCTGACCGACACCCGCGCCTACGGCGAACTGTTGGCGGCCAGTCTCGGCGAGGAGTGGGACGGCGTGGCCCATGCGCTGTTCGTGCAGCCGCTGGATCAGGCATGGGGCAAGGTGCTCGAACCGTCGGCGGTCGCGCTGAACCGGCAGTGGCAGCAGACCGTTGTTGATCATTGGGACACGGCGTTTCTCGGCCGCTATCCCTTCGCCGCCACCGGCAGCGACGCCTCGTTGCCGATGCTGGGCAAGATGATCCGCGCCGACTCCGGGCGCATCGAGCAGTTCCTGCAGCGCGAACTGACCGGCGTGTTGCGCAAGGACGGCGGCCGCTGGGTGGTGGACCCGGCCCATGGTCAGGCTTTGTTGATCAATCCGAAGTTTCTCGCGGCGGTCAACCAGCTGAGCCACCTGGCCGACGTGCTCTACACCGACGGCGGCATGGGCATCAACTTCGAACTGCAGGGCAAGGCGGTGCGCGACGTGGTGCAGACCACCTTCGTGCTCAACGGCGCGCGCCATCAGTACTTCAACCAGAAAGAAAGCTGGCAGCGCTTTGCCTGGCCCGGCAGCAGCGATTACCCCGGCGCCAGCCTGACCTGGACCAGCGTGCGCAGCGGCGAGCGTTTGTATGGCGATTTTGAGGGCGCATGGGGGCTGATCCGTCTGCTGGACACCGCCACCTTCACGGCGCTGGACGACAGCGACAGTCGCTACCGCATCAGCGTGCCGGCGCCGGATGGCCTGGACCTGACCTGGCACATGCGCACCGAGCTGGGCGCAGGACCGATGAGCCTGCTGGCGCTGCGCAATTTCAGATTGCCGCGACAGATCTTCCTCAACGGGATTGCCAGCGCACCAACGTTATCACGTGCCGAGGTGATCGAATGAGCCTGCAAGCGTTGATCGCCACGACGCTGGGTGACCGCGACGCCGCAGGGATCGCCAAGGCCCACGCCACGGAATGGGCGTCATGGCTGACGCCGATCAGCGCCGAGTCTCCGGCCGGCCAGGACCCGGGCTATGACGATGATTTCCAGAGCATGCGCGAGGAGGTCAACAAGCTCTCCGGGGCGGACGCCGATCGGATCATCGTGCTGGCGGAAAAACTGCTCAAAGGCACGTGCAAGGACCTGCGCGTGCTCACCTATTACCTGTGGGCGCGTCTGCAGCGGGACGGCGAAGCCGGATTCGCGCAGGGCTTGAATCTGCTGGCGGCCATCGTTGAGCGCTACACCACTGACGTGCTGCCGGCGCGGCCCAACAGTCGCAAGGTGGCGCTGGAGTGGCTGGCCAGCGCCAAGGTGCTCGACAGCCTGACGCTGTACCCGGAAGTGGTGAAGGCCGAGGCCGAACGGACGGTCGCCGCGCTCGCCTGGCTGGATCGCGTGCTGGAAGGATGGCCCGCCGAGCAGCGACCGGAGCTGGGCGCGCTGTGCTCGGCGCTGTCGGCACGGCTGGCCCAGGCCGGCGGACTGGATGCCGTGGTGCCGCAATTCAGTGCCAGCCACGACGCCAGTGGCCGTGAAGCAGGCAGCCGTGAAGCCGCCAGCCCCGCGCCAAACACCATCCGCTCAGGCCGCGACCTGCTCGATAACGGTCGCGCCCTGGCCAGTTATCTGCGCGAGCAGCCCCAGGGCTGGCTGGCGGCCCATCGGCTGATGAAAAGTCTGCGCTGGGACACCGTGCACCAGTCGCCGCCCCAGGACGCGAGCGGTCGAACACGACTGACGCCGCCCCGGGGCGAATACCGCGCGCAGCTGAAACGGCTGTACCTGCAACAGAGCTGGAATGAGTTGCTCGATCAGGTGGAGCGCATGTTCGCCGAGGGCGTGAACCATTTCTGGCTCGACCTGCAGTGGTTTCTGTATCAGGCGCTGAGTCGACAACCCGCGCCGTCGGAAGCCTGGGCGCGCATCGTCAAGGAGGATTTGAGCCTGCTCCTCGAACGCCTGCCGGGCCTCGAAACGTTGTGCTGGGACGACGGCTCGGCCTTTGCCGACGAGACCACCCGCGAGTGGATCGAACAGCACGTCAGCACCCAGGGCGCTGCTGCATGGCTGCCCGCGGCGGCGACTTCGGTGGCGGACGAGGCCGACATTCTGGCCCTCGAAAGCGAGGCGCTGGCCCAGGCTGACCGCGACGGCGTCGAGGTGGCGCTGGCCTGGCTCGACACGCGGCCCGACATTCACGGCGGCCGGCAGCGCTGGTTGCTGCGCCTGTTGATGGCGCGGGTCGCCGAGCAGTACGGCAAAAGCGAGCTGGCGTTGCACGTGCTCGGCGAACTGGACGCGACGGCCCAGCGCCACGTGCTCGCCCAGTGGGAGCCTGCGCGGGTGTTTGAAGTCAAGGCGCGGCTGCTCAAGCTGCTGCGCATCAAAGCCCAGCGCAGCGACGCCGACAAGGCCGCCCTGGGCAAACGCATGGAGCCGTTGCTGGCGGCTCTGGTGGCCATGGACCCGGTGCGCGCAGCAGTGCTGTGCGGCTGACCCTTTCAACCAGGAGGTTTTTATGAACACGGACAATCTGACCCTGCGTTATTTCGACGCCGAAATGCGCTACCTGCGCGAGGCCGGCAAGGAGTTCGCCCAGGCGTTTCCCGACCGCGCCGCCTCGCTGAATCTGGACAAACCCGGCGCCCACGATCCCTACGTCGAGCGGCTGTTCGAAGGCTTCGCGTTCCTGATGGGGCGCCTGCGGGAGAAGCTCGACGACGACTTGCCGGAGCTGACCGAAGGCCTGGTCAGCCTGCTGTGGCCCCATTACCTGCGCACGATTCCGTCGCTGTCGATTGTCGAGCTGCAGCCCGACGTGCACCAGATGAAGCAGAGCGAACAGGTCGCGACCGGCTTTGAAATCCAGTCGCAACCCATCGGCCCCCAGCGCACGCGCTGCAGTTACACCACCACCCAGGACTTGACCCTGCGTCCGCTGGCGCTGGATTCGGTGCGCCTGGCCCAGGAGCCGGACGGCCGCTCGGTGATCCGCCTGCGTTTTTCCTGCGGTGCGCTGAGCCACTGGGGTCAGCTGGACTTGCGCCGCATCCCGCTGTACCTCAACGCCACGCCGGCGGTGGCCAATGCGCTGCATCACGCACTGACCCTGGGCACCCAGGCGCTTTATGTGCGTCAGCCCGGGGACGCGCAACGCCAACCGCTGCTGGGGCGTTTTGGACCCAAGGGCTTCGGCGATGACGACCGGCTCTGGCCCAAGGGCGACAGCGCCTTCAGCGGCTATCAGTTGCTGCTGGAGTACTTCAGTTTTCCCGAGAAATTCATGTTCGTCACCCTGCACGGGCTTGAGAACATGAGCCTCGCGCCCGACGCGCCGTGGTTTGAACTCGAGGCCGTGCTGAGTGTGCCGTGGCCCCACGGGTTTGCCCTGAGCGCGGAGCACATTCGCCTGCACGCCGTGCCAGTGATCAACCTGTTTGAGCTGGAAGCCGACCCGCTGTCCCTGGACCCGTTGCAGACCGACTACCTGCTGCGGCCGATGCGCTTGCAGGACGGCCACACCGAAATTTACTCGGTCGACCGGGTGACGGCGTCTCGCGATTCGGGGCGGGAAGAGTACGTGCCGTTTTCCAGCTTCCGGCACAAGGGCGGCATGCTCCGCGACGAGGCGCCGGAGCGGTATTTCCACACCCGCCTCAAGCGCGGGGCGAACGGGCTGCATGACACCTGGCTGATACTGGGCGGAGAGGGCGCGGACGTCGATCGTCTGACCGAGCGCCCATGCCTGTCCCTGCGGCTCACCGGTACCAACGGCCAACTGCCGAGAAAAGCGCTGCAAAGCACGATCCTCGACACGCCGCTGCGCGCGACCCAGGCCGGCCTGCGGGTGCGCAACCTGTGTGCACCGACCCTGCCGTGTTATCCGCCGAGCCGCGACCGTTTTCACTGGCGGGTGTTGAGCCATCTGGGCTCGAACTTCCTGCCAATGCTCGACAGCGCCGAAGTGCTGCGCGGCACCCTGGCGCTTTACGACTGGACCGGCAGCGAGCTCAATCGCCGGCGGCTGGAGGCCATCGTCGAGGTGCGTCATCACCTCATTCAGCGCTTTGAAAAAGGCTTTCTGCTGCGCGGCGTGGACATCGAAGTCACCCTCGATGCCAGCGGTTTTGCCGGCGAGGGTGACATCTGCCTGTTCGGCGAAATGCTCAACCGGTTCTTCGCGCTGTACGCCGACATCCATCTGTTCACCCAGATCACCCTGATCCTGCAACCGACCGGGAGGAGCCTGCGATGGAGCGAAAACCACAGCCAGCGGATTCCCGGTTAAGGGTTGCCCAATGGCTTGATGCCGTGCAGGGGCGGGTGGCGCAGGCGAGCGTTTACCGCTTCTGCCAGTTGCTGGAAAACGTTGCGCCAGATCAGCCGCCGTTGGGCAGCACGGAAGACCCGGCGGATGATCTGGTGCGTTTTCGGCCCGATCCCGGCATGGGTTTTCCGGCCAGTGAACTGAAAGCCGTGGAGTGGTCGTCCGAGGATCAGGGGCTGCCGGCGACCGTGCGCACCCGTTTGCTCGGCCTCTATGGCGTGGACTCGCCGCTGCCCACGCGTTACCTCGACGACATCGCGCAACGGCGGGAAGGCCACGAGGCACTGGAGGGCTTTCTCGACATCTTCAACCATCGGGTCTTCACCCAGTTCTACCGGATCTGGCGCAAGTATTCCTACCCGGCGTCGTTCGCGCCCGCTGGCGCCGACCCGACCTCCCAGTGCCTGTTCGGGCTGATCGGGCTGGGCATCCCCGGCACGGCGAAACGCGTCGCCACGCCGCTGTCGCGTTTTCTGGCGTTGCTGGGCGTGATGAGGTTGCCGACCCGCAATGCCGAGGGCATTTCGGCGCTGGTGCAGTTGCTGGCGTCTCACACCCAGGCGTCGATCGCGGCCCACTGGCCGCTAAACATTGTCCTCGACGCGCCTGCCAGACTTTGCTCCGCGCCGCCGGTGAGCCTGTCCCAGGGCACACCGCTGGGCAGTGTCGGCCGCGACGTCAACAGCGAACTGATGCTGACGCTGTTCACCGCTGACCACGATGAGGCGCGGGAATGGTTGCCCGGCGGCGGCTTGCACAGCGACCTGCTGGTGCTGTTGCAGGTGTATCTGGGCTGGCGCTGTACGGTTCGGTTGCGCCTGTCGCTGCCGATCGACTGCCTGCCGGTTTCAGCACTGAGCGGACGCGGCGTGCTGCTGGGCATGACCGCGGGACTGGGGTTGAAGGGCTGCGCCGCCGGGAAAAACAACACCATCACCATTCATCTGGGCCGTTATCAGGGGCTCCACGTCAACCCTCAGGAAGGAGAACCTACCCATGTCGCCTATTATTGTTAAAACGTTGCCCATCATCGCCCTCGGCCTCCTCGTCAGCGGCTGCGGGGTGACGCAGAGCGTGTCCGACTCCACCGCATCGATGACCAGGGCGATCTTCTACAAACAGGTCAAAACGCTGCGCCTGGACTTCGACGGTCGTGTGGCCCTGAACACTGAGGGCACGGACATGCGCGCGTTATCGGTGCCAGTGATGGTGCGGGTGTACCAGCTGCGCGATGGCAAGTCGGCGAACAACGCCACCTACGACGACCTGCTGCGGGACGCCGACCGCCTGCTCGGCGCTGACCTGCTGGATCAGCGATCGCTGGTGATCAAGCCGGGAGAGGGCGCGCAGCTGGATGTGCCGCTGAATGAAAACGCCGGGGTGGTCGCCGTCGTCGGGTTGTTCCGCGAGCCCGACTCACAGGTCAATGACTGGCGCTTGCTGCTCAGCCGCGACGACCTCGACCCGGACCGGCCCCGGGTCATCGAGCTGGGCGAAAGCCGGCTGACGCTGCGCCCCCTGGCCGAGGGTTGAGCCATGACCGAGCTCAACCCGTCGCTTTACGAAACCCTGCTGCAGAACTTCACCGGTGAACTCGATCTGGCCCGGGTGGCGGAGGACGATCAGTACGTGCTCTCGGTGCTGGACAACCTGCAGCGCATTCTCAACAGCCGCGCGGGCACCCTCGCGCACTTGCCCGATTACGGCCTGCCGGACATGGGCGCCGTGCTCGAAGGGTTGCCGTCTGCCGCCCATGCCCTGATGCGCACCATTGCCGACACGCTACTCAAATACGAGCCGCGTCTGTTGTCGCTGCACATCGAGCTGTTGCCACAGACCGAGCCGGGCCATCTGGTCTACGCCCTCGACGCGAAGCTGGAAGGCGAGCGCACCGCCACGTTCGGCACGACGTTGAGCCCGGAGGGAAGGGCGGTGGTGCGTCATCTCAAGCGCCATGACGTGCGGGCCCTGCCTTGAGGCCGATAGACAGCTCGATGACCAGGGATTTCGCCATGGGGATCAAGGCCGGCGGCGATCCGCGCGCGTTGCCTGACTACCGGACGTTGTGCATCGAGATGGCAAGGCTTGGCCATCCGGCCTGCCCAGATGTTGACTGGCGAACCATCGAGCAGTGCTGCCTCGCCTTGTTCGCCAGCAACGGCGTGGACCTGCAAACGGCGGCGGCTTACGCCCTGGCGCGCAGCCGCCTGGCCGGGCTGGACGGGATGTACGAAGGCCTGGGGGTGCTGGAAACCCTTTTGCGGGCAGACGCCCAACCCTGGCCCCGAGGGGTGTCGGCGCGGACTGAAATCCTCAATGGACTCTTCGCCTCGTGGCAAGCGGTGCTGCGGGAGCTGGAAATCGATGTCTGCGATCTGGCGGCTCTTGATTTCTTTAATGTGCAGCTTGAGCACGTGCGCCTGACGCTGCTTGAGCAGATTCCAGTGCCCATCATTAGCCTGGAAGGCTTGCGCACGCAGGTGGCGCAACGGGTCTCCCTGATCGAACGCGATGCTCAGGCCGCAGTGCTGGTGGCGCCGAACGCCATGCCACCCTTACCGATGCACGCCAGGACGCACTCCCCAACGCAACGGAACCCCGCAGCCACGCAGCCAACGTCAATCCCCATCAGGCCCGATGCAAAAAAATGCCCCGCGATGTGGATCGGATTACTGATCGGCGGGCTGCTCGGCCTGCTCGCCGCATTGGCCTGGCTGTGACGATGCCGGGTGTATCATGGCCTCCCCACGGCGCCGGTCGCGCAGAGGACGTACCGCCCAGCCGAACGTCGGGATTTACCTGTCAGCTATATTTACAGCCGGGCACTGTCTCCATTAGTGTGCGCGCATCATCTGCCTAAAGACTGCGGCTGCCGCATCTTAAGGCACGTCCGCTCAGACCGGACACTTTTGCCCTTGGTTGAAATCACCCACCAGTTGCCCTGCGCGGACGCCCCGGCGCCCCTCGCCACGGTACTGCAGCAATTGCGCACGGCGACCGCTGTCCGGCACAGGGCCCTCGAAGCCAGGCTGCCACTGACCCATTCCCGACTCGACCTCGACACCTACAAACGGATCATCGAGGCCTATTACGGCTTCCATCTGCCCCTGCAACAGTTGATCGAGCGCTTTCTTGCGCCCCATGCCATCGACCCCGCGCGGCAGAAAATTCCGTCGCTGATCAAGGATCTGCACGCCCTCGGGCTGAGCGATACGCAGATTTACGCCTTGCCCCAATGCCGCGAACTGCCCGCCATCGGCAGCATCGCCCAGTTGCTTGGCGTGATGTATGTCATGGAAGGGGCTACGCTGGGGGGGCAGGTGCTGCGCCGGATCATCGCCGACAAACTGGGCATCGATGCCGACAGCGGCGGCGAGTTTCTGGACGTGTACGGCCGCGACACCGGGCGTTTGTGGAAGGCCTTCCTCAAGCAACTGGCCGAGTTCGATACGCCGCTGCACAACGCCGAGGTGGTGCAGGCGGCTTGCGCGACCTTCGACTGCTTTCAAACCTGGCTGGAGCAAGCGAGAGTGCTGAATGACGCTTAACGACACGCAGCTCAGGGAACAGGTGCTGGATGACCTCCTGGACAACTGCGCCAACGAACCCATTCGCATTCCCGGTGCCATTCAACCCCACGGCGCCCTGCTGACCCTTCTCGAAACCGACTGGACCGTGCAACAGGCCAGCGCCAATGCCTGGCAGATGTTGGGCATCGCCCACGACAGACTGCCCGGTGACGCCCTGGCGCGCTGGCTGGGCGACGCGCAGGCAGACGCCTTGCGCACCGCCGTGCAGGAAAACGCTGACCTGGATAGCCTCGACCCGTTGCCGATGGAGTGTGGCGGGCGGGCGTTCGAGGGCTTGCTGCACCGCCACGACGGCCTGCTGTTTCTGGAACTGGAACCCGTCTCCACACAAGCGTCGCTGCTCGGACTGGGCCCGCGTCTCACCCGCACCTTGCGGCGCTTGCAGTCGGCCAAATCGCTTGGTGATTTGTACGCCATCAGCGTCGACGAAATCCGCGCACTGACCGGCTACGACCGCGTGCTGATCTACCGCTTCGAGGAGGAGGGCCACGGTCAGGTGATTGCCGAGTCGGCCACCGCCCAGCTGGACGCTTACCTGGGCCTGTTCTTCCCGGCCACCGACATTCCGCAGCAGGCCCGCGAGCTGTATCGCCTGAACTGGCTGCGCATCATCCCCGACGCCACGTATGTGCCAGCGGCGCTTATGCCAGCACTGCGCCCGGACACCGGTGCGCCGCTGGACATGAGCCATGCAGTGCTGCGCAGCGTTTCGCCGATCCACTGTCAGTACATGCAGAACATGGGCGTGCGCTCGTCGATGAGCATCTCGCTGCTTAAGGACGATCGCTTGTGGGGCCTGATCAGCTGCGGCAATCGCGAGCCGTTGCAGGTGCCGCACACACTGCGCTCGGCCTGCCAGACCATCGGCCAGGTGCTGTCGATGCAGATCAGCCTGCTCGAAGACCAACAGATCCAGCGTCAGCGGCTGGCCAAGCATCACATGCTCGAGCGCTTGTCCCGGGCGATGAACGAGGCGTCAGACGACGTTTACCACGGTTTGCTCGAACATTCCGAGGCGCTGCTGACACTGGTCGACGCCAGCGGTGCGGCAGTGATCATCGACGGTCAGGTGCACCTGATCGGGCAGTGCCCGAGCCCCGAGCAGGTGATCGCGTTGCAGCAATGGCTGCAGACAAGGCCCAAACCGGTGTTCGAGTCGGCGAGCCTCGGTGCGGTGTTCCCTGAAGCTCAGGCCTATTCCCACGTGGCGAGCGGCTTGCTGGCCTTCAGCTTGCCCAAACCGGTGGCCAATGGGGTGTTGTGGTTTCGAGGCGAGCTCAAGGGCAGCGTGGAGTGGAGCGGCAACCCGCAGCAGGCCAAACGGATCGTCAACGACCGCCTGCACCCACGGGAATCCTTTGCCGTGTGGCAGCAGCAGGTCGACGGCACGGCCAGAAGCTGGAGCCCTGGTGATGTCTACGCCGTGTCCGACCTGCGTCGTTCGGCGCTGGAAGCTGACCTGTCGCGCCAGGTGCTGCGTGAGAAAGACGCCGTGCGCGCTCGCGATGAGCTTGTGGCCGTGGTGTCCCATGACCTGCGCAGCCCGCTGACGGTGATTGTCATGCAGTGCGGCATGATGCAGCGGGTGATTGCCGCTGACATCAGCGCCTCGTCAAAACGCCTCACCTCCGCCATCGACACCCTGCAGCGCGCCTCGACGCGGATGACCCGCCTGCTCGAGGACTTGCTCGACACCTCCAAGATCGAAGCCGGCCGTTACTCCATCGACGCCCAGCCGCTGGAAGTCAGCCAGCTGTTCGAAGATGCCTGGTCATTGCTGACACCGCTGGCGTTGAACAAATTTATCGACCTGACGTTCCACGCCGAGCCCGACCTGAAAATCCTCGCCGACCCCGAGCGAATGTTTCAAGTGCTCTCCAATCTGGTCGGCAACGCGATCAAATTCACGCCCAAGGCCGGCAATATCAGCGTAAAGGCAGCGGCTGAAGGCGACCACGTGGTGGTCAGCGTGGTCGACTCCGGCGACGGCATCGCTCCTGATCAGTTGCCCCACGTGTTCGAACGCTACTGGCGCAGACGCGAAGACAATCCGAGTGGCTCAGGGCTTGGGCTTTACATCTCCCAGGGGATCGTCAAGGCCCACGGCGGCGAACTGAGCGCCACCAGCGAGGAAGGCGTCGGCAGTGAGTTCCGCTTCTCGGTGCCGCGCGTTTCCCTGATTTCTTGACGCCGAAGGGCCGGGCACTGATGGCGGGGCTATTCCTGTCTGGAATCCCCTGCATGAAAAACATGAATTTTATTTATCGCCGCAAGGCCTCTACCGTGAGCGCAGTCCGTTCACGGTAGAGCCCTCATGCCCGCGCTATCCCCACCCAACACTGAAACCCAACCTCGGCAGTCCATCGTCGAAGAACACTGGAAGCGCAACCTGGCCGTCTGCGTGTTCGGCGCGTTCACCACCATCGTTGCCATGACCCTGCTGCTGCCGTTTCTGCCGCTGTATGTCGAACACCTGGGCGTCAGCGATCAGGCGGCCATCGTGCAGTGGTCGGGGGTGGCGTTTGGCGCGACCTTTCTGTCTGCAGCGCTGACGGCGCCGCTGTGGGGGCGTCTGGGTGATCGCTACGGCCGCAAGCTAATGCTGATCCGTGCCAGCCTGGGCATGGCGGTGGCCATGTCGCTGATCGGACTGGCGGAGAACATTTATCAGTTGGTCGGGCTGCGTTTACTGGCGGGGTTGCTCGGCGGCTATGCCTCCGGCGCGACCATTCTGGTGGCGACGCAAACCCCCAAAGCGCGCACGGGCTGGGCGCTGGGCATGCTCTCGTCAGGCATCATGGCCGGCAATCTGGCCGGGCCGTTGATTGGCGGTTTGTTGCCGCCGCTGGTCGGCATCCGCAACACGTTCTTCCTGGCCGGGGGCGTGATCTTTCTGACCTTCCTTGCCACGCTGTTCCTGATGAAGGAAGCGCCTCGGCCCAAACGCCTGGCTGGCGACGCGAAAGCGCCCGTCGTGCGGGCGTGGGACGTCATCACTGACAAGAAGCCGGTGCTGACCATGCTGGTGGTCGCCTGTCTGGTGATGTTTTCGATCATGTCCATCGAGCCGATCATCACCGTGTACCTGACCCAGTTGCACAGCGAAAACGTCACACTGATGGCCGGGCTGGTGATGTCGGCCACTGCGCTGGCCAGCGTGTTGTCCGCCTCGCGCATCGGCAAACTGGCGGACCGCGTGGGCCACTGGAAGGTGGTCATCGGCTGCCTGAGCGCGGCGGCGATTCTGCTGATACCCCAGGCGTTCGTCAGTCACGCCTGGCAACTGGTGCTGCTGCGTTTTCTCATGGGCATTGCCCTGGGCGGGCTGTTGCCGTGCATCGCGGCGATCATTCGCCATTCGGTGCCCGACGCCGTGGCCGGGCGCATGCTTGGCTACTCCACGTCCTGCCAGTACATCGGCCAGGTGCTCGGGCCACTGACCGGGGGATACCTGGGCGGGCATTTCGGCATGCCGATAGTGTTCATGGTCACTTGCCTGCTGATGGGCGCGTGCGCGATCGGCATGTGGCTGATGCGGCCTCTGATTTTCACTGGGACCGGCTTTCGCCGTGAAGCGCGCGACGTTTGACAAAACCATGACATCCCGCACCGGATAATCGCCGCCGGTGGGGCAACGCCCCGGATTCGAGTACCGCCATGCACGGACCTTCATGGACATCAAACAAAGCCTTAAGCAACGGATTGTCATCGTATTTGCGTTGATGAGCACGCTGGTCGCCGGGGTATTCGCCGTCGGCATCATTGCCACCGTGCACGTGGTCGAAAAGCGCCTGTCAGTCATGAGCCTGGGCGGCAATATGCACCGTCTGCTGGCCGTGGACAGCATCAGCGACTGGCGCCACCGGCCGGAAAAAGACGAGTTGTTCTACGCCGACGAGGGCGTTGACGACCTCGCCATGAGCGACGACCTCAAGGGCCTGCATCCGGGATTTCAGGAGTTCTTTCGCGGCAACAAAGCCTATTACGCCATGGTCTCGGAAGTGAACGGGCGTCACTACGTGCTGCTGCGCGATCAGCGCACATTCCAAAAGCGCGAGCGCATTC encodes the following:
- a CDS encoding biliverdin-producing heme oxygenase, coding for MVEITHQLPCADAPAPLATVLQQLRTATAVRHRALEARLPLTHSRLDLDTYKRIIEAYYGFHLPLQQLIERFLAPHAIDPARQKIPSLIKDLHALGLSDTQIYALPQCRELPAIGSIAQLLGVMYVMEGATLGGQVLRRIIADKLGIDADSGGEFLDVYGRDTGRLWKAFLKQLAEFDTPLHNAEVVQAACATFDCFQTWLEQARVLNDA
- the tssE gene encoding type VI secretion system baseplate subunit TssE, with the protein product MTELNPSLYETLLQNFTGELDLARVAEDDQYVLSVLDNLQRILNSRAGTLAHLPDYGLPDMGAVLEGLPSAAHALMRTIADTLLKYEPRLLSLHIELLPQTEPGHLVYALDAKLEGERTATFGTTLSPEGRAVVRHLKRHDVRALP
- the tssG gene encoding type VI secretion system baseplate subunit TssG, whose product is MERKPQPADSRLRVAQWLDAVQGRVAQASVYRFCQLLENVAPDQPPLGSTEDPADDLVRFRPDPGMGFPASELKAVEWSSEDQGLPATVRTRLLGLYGVDSPLPTRYLDDIAQRREGHEALEGFLDIFNHRVFTQFYRIWRKYSYPASFAPAGADPTSQCLFGLIGLGIPGTAKRVATPLSRFLALLGVMRLPTRNAEGISALVQLLASHTQASIAAHWPLNIVLDAPARLCSAPPVSLSQGTPLGSVGRDVNSELMLTLFTADHDEAREWLPGGGLHSDLLVLLQVYLGWRCTVRLRLSLPIDCLPVSALSGRGVLLGMTAGLGLKGCAAGKNNTITIHLGRYQGLHVNPQEGEPTHVAYYC
- a CDS encoding ATP-binding protein, which translates into the protein MTLNDTQLREQVLDDLLDNCANEPIRIPGAIQPHGALLTLLETDWTVQQASANAWQMLGIAHDRLPGDALARWLGDAQADALRTAVQENADLDSLDPLPMECGGRAFEGLLHRHDGLLFLELEPVSTQASLLGLGPRLTRTLRRLQSAKSLGDLYAISVDEIRALTGYDRVLIYRFEEEGHGQVIAESATAQLDAYLGLFFPATDIPQQARELYRLNWLRIIPDATYVPAALMPALRPDTGAPLDMSHAVLRSVSPIHCQYMQNMGVRSSMSISLLKDDRLWGLISCGNREPLQVPHTLRSACQTIGQVLSMQISLLEDQQIQRQRLAKHHMLERLSRAMNEASDDVYHGLLEHSEALLTLVDASGAAVIIDGQVHLIGQCPSPEQVIALQQWLQTRPKPVFESASLGAVFPEAQAYSHVASGLLAFSLPKPVANGVLWFRGELKGSVEWSGNPQQAKRIVNDRLHPRESFAVWQQQVDGTARSWSPGDVYAVSDLRRSALEADLSRQVLREKDAVRARDELVAVVSHDLRSPLTVIVMQCGMMQRVIAADISASSKRLTSAIDTLQRASTRMTRLLEDLLDTSKIEAGRYSIDAQPLEVSQLFEDAWSLLTPLALNKFIDLTFHAEPDLKILADPERMFQVLSNLVGNAIKFTPKAGNISVKAAAEGDHVVVSVVDSGDGIAPDQLPHVFERYWRRREDNPSGSGLGLYISQGIVKAHGGELSATSEEGVGSEFRFSVPRVSLIS
- a CDS encoding type VI secretion system ImpA family N-terminal domain-containing protein; the encoded protein is MTRDFAMGIKAGGDPRALPDYRTLCIEMARLGHPACPDVDWRTIEQCCLALFASNGVDLQTAAAYALARSRLAGLDGMYEGLGVLETLLRADAQPWPRGVSARTEILNGLFASWQAVLRELEIDVCDLAALDFFNVQLEHVRLTLLEQIPVPIISLEGLRTQVAQRVSLIERDAQAAVLVAPNAMPPLPMHARTHSPTQRNPAATQPTSIPIRPDAKKCPAMWIGLLIGGLLGLLAALAWL
- the tssJ gene encoding type VI secretion system lipoprotein TssJ; amino-acid sequence: MSPIIVKTLPIIALGLLVSGCGVTQSVSDSTASMTRAIFYKQVKTLRLDFDGRVALNTEGTDMRALSVPVMVRVYQLRDGKSANNATYDDLLRDADRLLGADLLDQRSLVIKPGEGAQLDVPLNENAGVVAVVGLFREPDSQVNDWRLLLSRDDLDPDRPRVIELGESRLTLRPLAEG